The nucleotide sequence CCTTAAACCATCAGTCTGTTCCTGGGACTCCTCTTATCTACCTTAAACCCCAGTCAGTCTGTCCCTGACTCCTCTTATCTACCTTAAACCcttatcagtctgtccctgactcCTCAGTCTGTTCCTTATCTACCTTAAACCTCAGTctgtccctgcctcctcttatctaccttaaaccctcagtctgtccccaaacctcagtctgactcctcctcttatctaccttaaaccatcagtctgtccctgactccttatctaccttaaaccctcagtctgtccctgactcctcttatctaccttaaaccctcagtctgtccctgacTCCTCTTATCTACCTTAAACCCTCAGTCTGTTCCTGACTCCTCTTATCTACCTTAAaccctcagtctgtccctgactccttatctaccttaaaccctcagtctgtccctgactcctcttatctaccttaaaccctcagtctgtccctgactctcttatctaccttaaaccctcagtctgtccctgactcctcttatctaccttaaaccctcagtctgtccctgacTCCTCTTATCTACCTTAAACCCTCAGTCTGTTCCTTTTATCTACCTTAAaccctcagtctgtccctgacTCCTCTTATCTACCTTAAACCATCAGTCTGTTCCTTTTATCTACCTTAAACCATCAGTCTGTTCCTCTTATCTACCTTAAACCCTCAGTCTGTTCCTTTTATCTACCTTAAaccctcagtctgtccctgacTCCTCTTATCTACCTTAAACCATCAGTCTGTTCCTTTTATCTACCTTAAACCATCAGTCTGTTCCTGACTCTTCTTATCTACCTTAAaccctcagtctgtccctgactcctcttatctaccttaaaccctcagtctgtccctgacTCTTCTTATCTACCTTAAACCATCAGTCTGTTCCTCTTATCTACCTTAAaccctcagtctgtccctgacTCCTCTTATCTACCTTAAACCATCAGTCTGTTCCTGACTCCTCTTATCTACCTTAAACCATCAGTCTGTTCCTCTTATCTACCTTAAACCCTCAGTCTGTCCCTGCCTCTTATCTACCTTAAACCCTCAGTCTGTTCCTGACTCCTCTTATCTACCTTAAACCATCAGTCTGTTCCTGCCTCTTATCTACCTTAAACCCTCAGTCTGTTCCTGCCTCTTATCTACCTTAAaccctcagtctgtccctgacTCCTCTTATCTACCTTAAACCCTCAGTCTGTCCCTGCCTCTTATCTACCTTAAACCATCAGTCTGTTCCTGACTCCTCTTATCTACCTTAAaccctcagtctgtccctgactcctcttatctaccttaaaccatcagtctgtccctgcctcctcttaTCTACCTTAAACCCTCAGTCTGTCCCTGCCTCTTATCTACCTTAAACCCTCAGTCTGTTCCTGACTCCTCTTATCTACCTTAAACCCTCAGTCTGTTCCTGCCTCTTATCTACCTTAAaccctcagtctgtccctgactcctcttatctaccttaaaccctcagtctgtccctgcctcttatctaccttaaaccatcagtctgtccctgactcctcttatctaccttaaaccctcagtctgtccctgcctcttatctaccttaaaccctcagtctgtccctgcctcctcttatctaccttaaaccctcagtctgtccctgcctcctcttatctaccttaaaccctcagtctgtccctgcctcttatctaccttaaaccctcagtctgtcccttcctcctcttatcCACCTTAAACCCTCagcctgtccctgcctcctcttatctaccttaaaccctcagcctgtccctgcctcctcttatctaccttaaaccctcagcctgtccctgcctcctcttatctaccttaaaccctcagcctgtccctgcctcctcttatctaccttaaaccctcagtctgtccctgcctcttatctaccttaaaccctcagtctgtccctgactcctcttatctaccttaaaccatcagtctgtccctgcctcttatctaccttaaaccctcagtctgtccctgcctcctcttaTCTACCTTAAACCATCAGTCTATTCCTGACTCCTCTTATCTACTTTAAACCCATCTGTCTGTATGACTTATGTTTCTTTAAAGGTTATATCCTGGAGAACACTACAGACCTGAGCACCAGCAGTCTGTGTGGGACGGAGAACGACGACCAGGCAGAGGGCACCTCTTCCCAGACAAACACCTATTGTCCATCGGTGTTGGAGAGCGAGCCCCCTGGCTTGGACCATGGCTGGCCGGCAGAGGACTGGAGCTACCGCCTGCAGGGTGAACCCAGTGTAGAGGTCTACTTCCAGTCTGATAGAGCAGCCGGCATGAAAGATCTGCTCAGGGAGTTCATCAGCAAGGCCACAATGGTACGTGATACAACTTTCACTGGTAACTATTTGGAGATGTCAATCTACTCTCATGATTAAACCTGCATTATATATTTGCAGACTTTTAGAAAGCTGCTGATGTCTGAATGCCCTGAAAGTTGGATAATGATGTTTTGGGAGTTTGATCAAGCAGATTCAGTATCgtctataattaagcaataaggcccaaggagGTGTGGTATGTACCCACTATACCACAGCTaaaggctgttcttaggcacgacgcaacgcggagtgcctggatacagcccgtagctgtggtatattggccatatatcacaaacccagaggtgccttattgctattatgagCTCGTTACCAACGtatttagagcagtaaaaataaatctCGTCATAcacgtggtatacggtctgatataccacggctgtcaaccaatcagcattcaagggctcaaaccacccagtttataatgacaACTAATAATGTGGAAGATACGAATCACAGCAAACATGTGATATGTCTGCAGGTTCTGGCCATTGTAATGGACACATTCAGTGATGTGGAGATGTTCTGTGACATCCTGGAAGCAACCAGG is from Oncorhynchus gorbuscha isolate QuinsamMale2020 ecotype Even-year unplaced genomic scaffold, OgorEven_v1.0 Un_scaffold_12089, whole genome shotgun sequence and encodes:
- the LOC124030488 gene encoding protein FAM83A-like; the protein is LFLTPLIYFKPICLYDLCFFKGYILENTTDLSTSSLCGTENDDQAEGTSSQTNTYCPSVLESEPPGLDHGWPAEDWSYRLQGEPSVEVYFQSDRAAGMKDLLREFISKATMVLAIVMDTFSDVEMFCDILEATRKRNVSVYLLLDHINLQVFVKMCETLQINSNHLTKMSVRSIQGETYCAKSGRKLTGQIKEKFMIIDCTLVLAGSYRYISVV